The Cytophagales bacterium genomic sequence AAATCACCTGTGGCATTTTTCAATCCGACATTATTTGCTTTAACTTCCCATATATTTTCAGTTCTTATAAAAATATCAGCATAGTTTTGCATTATTTGTCCAGAACCATCAGTACTTCCATCATCAATTAATACTAATTCGGCTTTTGGTTCTATTATTTTTAATCTTTCCAAAATATCTTTAATATAATGTGCTTTATTATGGACACTCATAATTATACTTAATAATGACATAGAATTATTTTTAATTAATATTAAAAACTATTTTTACTTTTTCTTTAATGCGCTTCAATAAAGTTGGACTATATATAGAATTAATAAAGTCCTTCATCGCTTTTCTGGCTTCTTCTGATTCTTTAAGAGGAATAAGAAAAACTTTTATTTTTTCAACTATTGGTTGCTTATTAAATATATAATTTGTCTCACAGTGAACCCCACTACCATCATGTCCTATATTTCTTACGAGTGACCGGGCTGGGTGAAGCGATAATCCATCCTGCAAGAACACACTTGCATACCACCTTACAGCCCAGCTAGTAATGGCCCTTTGTGTATTCTCTTGTAAAGTACCATAAAAATCATAGCTATTTTCAACATTAAATCTGTTAATATTACCTTGTTCGTTGATCTTAGCTAACAGGTATTCTGCCGAAGGGTTAAAAGATTTCCATGCTTTTGTCCATGTCCCCCACCCCCAGCAGGAAGCAGGTGTATAAAAAAAAGTTTCAGGCAGTTTGTCTTTAACTGGAAACATATAGCCACTAATATGCATCACCTTTTCTTCATCTTTATACAATTCAAGTGCATCATTCATGTATTTTAAAAAACCACTTGCTAATACCAAATCATCTTCCAATACAATAATTTTCCCAAATTTATTCACTATTTCGCTAACACCGTCAATAATAGAATCAGCCAAACCCTTATTTTTATCTGATTCAATAATATTTACATTTTTACACCATTGTTCTTCTCTTATTATTTTCCTTACTTCATGAATTTTCTTTAAATCCTGTTTTGAAGCTTTTTCCTCAGGCCCATCAGCATAAATAAAAAGCATAGATTGATCTGCCAGCTCATTTTGCATCAAACTATTCAAAGATTTTTGTGTATGTTCAGGGCGATTATACACAAAAAGTACTATGGGCGCAAGATTTTTTAAATTAGGCATTTATTCAATTAAAGTTTCTTTTTTAATTTAAATTATAAAGTCTCACCTTAAAATAATTCATAAAGATAATAAGACTCCTAAACCACACTTTATATATATTTACTAACTTCCATTTCCATGGACAAGATAAGAGAATAAACATACTCCACATTATTGGATTTTCTGTATATTTTCTTGATAATAATATCTTTAAAAATGGCCAGGAACTTTTTTTATAATCCAGAGTAAGTCCACCTGCTGCACTATCATTTATAGTAAGCTTTAATGAATGATTTGTCATTAATCGGAATCCCTTACTAAAGGCCCTTATGGTAAATTCATAATCAGATGTGTAATGCCTTAGCAATTTTGGATAAAACCCACCAATTTCGATAAAATCGCAAAATCTTAAAAACAACCCTCTTGTACTTAAACAGTTAATTTCTGAAAAATCCTTAGCCTGATTAAATGATAAATTTTTCCAATCTGCATGAATGCCGCCAACTTCATTATCAGGTTGTCCTGCTATAAGAGCAATTGCCTGAATAAGTGTTTTGGGATGTTTCTCTAATAAAGACATCCCTGTCTCAAGAAAATTATTTTCCAATATGCAGTCATCATTAATTATTAACACATAATCATCAGGATTAATTTTCTTTTTTAATAACCACTTATACCCTTTTTGAAGCGAACCTGCCCACCACCAGTTACCCATTCCTCTAATTTCTGTTAATTTATCAGCGTCTATATTTTCTTTTACCATTTCCGAAGTGCCATCAATAGATCCATCATCAATTAATAAAAGGTGATAATTTTTGCAGGTCTGCTGTTTCAGGCAATCAATAAATTGATAAGTTATCTCTTTTCTATTATGTACAGGAAGTAAAATATAAATCTTACTTTTATTCATATTTACAAATCATTACACTAGTACATTATTTAAGTATATTGCATCCCATTCATATAATTTTTTATTCTGTCGTATAGATGGGATCATATCAAATAAGGAAAAATTGATACTCCTCAAATATTCATCGATTACATAATATTCTGGAACGCCTTGATACAAATCGTGATTCATCATTTCAAGTACAATTAGTTTGGTTCTATGCAGGGTATTAATTCCTCCTTTTAATACTTCCAATTCAAATCCCTGAACATCTATTTTAATAATAATAACTTGTGCTTTAGAAGGTATTTCACCATCTAACTTTGCAGCGCTAATAGTTTCTTCGCCTTTTTTCTTTAAATGAGCTGAAAAAAAATCGTTATCTATTTTCTTCTGAATTGATAATAAAGACGAGGAAGTGATCCTGTTGACTAGATTTATATTAGCTTCACCCGTAATATTTCCTAATGCCTTATTTATTGGTACTATCTGCTCAATTCCTTTCACATTCTCAAGCAGCTTTTTAAATGTATGTTTAACTGGCTCAAATGCGTAAATCTTAGCGTTGTTAAATTCATTACAAAACATTTTTGAGATAACTCCATTAGCAGCACCAACATCAATGATAGTGGTTGAATCAATTAAATCAAGCTTTAAAAACTTTGCTATTTCTATTGATTTTTCAATATGCCTGTAACCATTGTTAATAATTGATGGATAGGTTTCAGAATCTTTAATAATATCTTCTCTAAAATTCACCAGGATCGCTTTCAAATCTTCAGGATTATTTTTTAAATAATACCTAACGATTTTCAAAAAATGCCTGATGAATTTGAACAAAAATCTATAGAAATACTTTTTCAATATCATTTATCCAGACTTCGCTTTTTTAAAATTACAAATTGATGGTCTTCAAAAATAGCCGGTATACCATCATAGTTATTCTTAATGATTCTTACTAAAATATTTAAAATTTTAGCTTCACGATGTAAATTCTCATGAGTAATTGAAGCATAGGTTTTATAAACATTGACCACCATGAATTTTTCTAAATTTTTGAAAAAATCAATCGAAGGAAAAATAACGTGTTCAGGATAATTTATATACCACCATTTAGCTTTTGATATTTGTGCCTGAAATGAATTAATATTTCCAGTTAGTATTATTAATAAACCATTCTCATTTAACTTTTGATGAGCAAATTCCAAAAATTCATCTATTTTATATAAATGCTCTATTAAATCAAATGCTGTTATTATACCAAACTTTTCATTAACATCTTTATAGGAATTAAATCCCCCATGGTGTTTTTGATTAATAATGCAAAAACTATCATAACAAATTTCCAGCCCATATGTCTTATAACCAATTTTCCTGGCAAAGTCCAGAAATTCACCTGTATTACAGCCGATATCCAAGATTTTATCGCCTTTTTGTAATAAATTGTTAAAAAAATTAATTAAAATTTCGGTTTTATCATCTTCAAAACTTTCATAGCTCCATCTTTGCGTCCCTTCCCCACTTGCGTATAATTTCTCAGCTATTTCCGGGGAAATGCAATTTTGTGTAAATCCGGAACAACAATTTTTACATTTCCAAATCTCGGGTGTTCTCTTAAGAAAAATTTCATTAGTTGAAAATTTTAAATTCTTTGTATATTTTAAATTTCCTAGTTTATGGATACGAGATGAATTACATAAAGGACATTTTTTAAACCAGTAATTATTACCAATTTCTTTCATAAGAACCTAATTATTTTCTGTACTTTAAAACTCTGGCGGGATTACCAACAACTATTGCATTTTTTTCAACATCTTTCAACACAACAGCTCCGGCTCCTATCACCGCACCATCTTCAATTTTTACTCCCGGAAATATTATCGCTCCCGAACCAATCCATACATCTTCTCCTATTACAATTGGCTTATCAATTCTTTTACTTCTTAATGGCTTAATATTATAATCATGTGTAGATGTGGTAATTATTACGTGAGAAGCAATTAAAGTATTCTTACCTATAGTTACCTCGCCTAAAGCCCAAATTTGGACAAAGGGGGCTATAGAAACATTTTCAAAAATACTTACCATCCCTTTAGGTTCAATATGCACCGGATGATAAATTGTTACTGAAGGATGAATATATTTAAAATCTTTTCTATAATTATTTAACTGTAATTCTTTATAATAACTTTCAATTTTAGAATTAAGCTTGTAAATAATTTTAGCAATGTTTTTATATAAAAAAGTTTTAAACTTATACCCTAATTTCCACATCATAGTTTTCTAAATATAAACCGTGACTCATTCTGGGTTCCACTACACAGCCATATTCGTTAGTAAAACTTACTGATATTCTTTTAAAATTGTCTATTCTTTCTATTTCTATACCATTAGAATCTATATAAGTAACTAATTTATAATCGCCCGGAATTAATTTAATGCTTGGAACATGAAAAATGACTTCAAACTTGCCCTTACTTATATTAAATTGTTTGGCAATGAAAGCAGACCAAAGACTCGTTACCCTTGTTTCAAGAACATTGTCAAAACAAACTGCAAAATTAACATTTTTAAATCCTTGAGATGCCTGGCACTTTAGGATTATATCAATATCATCAAATGTTGAACAATAACCGACCTCATTACTTTCATTATTCCTTAATACAATATCCTGAATAGAAATTCCACCTATTCCTCTATTTGAAACTATCTTCTCATCCTGATTTTCCCTTAAATAAACTCCCACTACTTTATCAATAACATCGTTTGAAATGATTTCACCATCTTTAAGTAATACTCCTCTTGAACACAACCTTTTCACAACAGACATATTATGACTGACAAACAATACTGTTTTCCCTTCTTTCTCACTAACATCCTGCATTTTACCTATACACTTTTTTTGAAATTCAGCATCCCCAACAGCCAACACCTCATCAATCACTAAGATATCAGGCTCCAAATGTGCTGCTACCGCAAAAGCCAACCTCAACTGCATCCCACTTGAAAATCTTTTTATCGGAGTATCCAAAAATTTTTCAACACCTGAAAAATCTACTATTTCATCAAACTTCTTTTTGATCTCTTTTTTGGTAAGACCCAGAATGGAACCATTCAGAAAAATATTTTCTCCACCCGTCAATTCAGGATGAAACCCTGTTCCTACTTCTAACAGACTTGCTACCCTACCTCTGCAAATGATTTTACCCTGCGTAGGTGGCGTGATTTTTGAAAGAATTTTCAGTAAAGTTGTTTTACCAGCCCCGTTCCTGCCAATGATTGCCAACGAATCACCTGGATAAACATCAAAATTTACATCTCTTAACGCCCAAAAATCTTTACCCTGCCTGACCCGTTGGATCTTTACCCCGTGATCCCGAGTACTCGGGAGTATTTCAGCGGGGTCTGTTTTATCCAACTGAGGTGGAATTTCGTTTATTCCATAGGGAGAATTGCTTTTATTTCTTTTTTTGAATACAGAGGTAATAGACTCTCTCAGACTTAAATAGGGTTGAAGCTCCTGGCCTATGCGAAACTTTTTTGATATTTGTTGTATTTCCAGGATAGGTTTCATAACATAAATTTGAAATGACTAAAATTTATGCCACTAAAACACTAAATCCCACAAAATTATTTAGTGGAATTTAGTGTTTTTGTGTTTTAGTGGCTATTTTTTTATTTTAGGCATTTTATATTTTAGGCATATCTCATACTATATCTGCAAAATATGCTTCTGTTTTACGAAAATATAACAGACCGGTTATAAACAATATGATCATAGATCCAACACTTATTAAAAACAGATCAGTATCCAATGGCCTGTTGATAATAGCAGATCTTAATAAATTGATGGCGCCTGTCATAGGATTCAAAGCAAAAATATATTGTAGTGTCCTTTCTTTTAAAATTGAAACAGGATAGATCACGGGTGTTAAAAAAAGCAGCAATTGAACCAAAAAGGGAATGACATATCTGAAGTCACGGTATTTTACATTTAGCGCTGCCAGCAAGCTGCCCAATCCAAAAGTGGTTATGATGGTTATCAATAAGCTGACAGGTAAAAATAAAGCTAATTTCATAATTGATACCTGGAATTGATAAAATAACAAAATGCCAATATAAACGATAAAAGCCATTAAAAAATCAAACAAAGCAACCAGGATGGAAGACACAGGGATGATCAAACGGGGGAAATAGATCTTCTTAATAATCTCAGCATTTGTAACCATGCTATTACCTGCACCTGAAAGACCTGTGGAAAAAACATTCCATAACAATAATCCGGAATAAACAAAAATCGGATAAGGAATACCATCTGAAGGGACTTTTAATAATCTGCCAAAAAATATTGAAAATACAATCATCATGATAAAAGGCTGCAACACAGCCCATGCAAACCCCAGCACTGTTTGCTTGTATTTAACCTTGATATCGCGCCAGGTGAAAAAGTAAAACAGCTCCCTGTAATCCCACAATTCTTTGAGATTAAGACTTAAACCTTTTTGAGGTTTTATTTCGTATTCAATGTTCATTTTAAAGAAGGAACGCAGATGACGCTGATCAATTATGATTCTCGGTGATTTTATATCTATTGCCATTAATTCAAAATCTGCGTTATCAGCGTTCCATTTTTTTAAAGTGATTAATTCCTTATTAATTTCTGATTAAATATTTTATTATCAAAATCATAATGCAATATGTATACCCCTTTCACCAGATATGTAACATCAATTATTAATTCATTATAACCCTTATTTATATTTTCAGGAATAAAATTTGTGATCTCTTTTCCTAAAATGTCAAAGAGTGAAATTATGATGTCTTCTTTATAGGGCAGTATAAAAGATATTTTCACCTGATCCTTAGCCGGATTTGGCCGGAGGGGTAAAACCGTGAAATCATCTACAAGCAGCGTACACAATTCACACTGGCGGTTGTTGCCCGGAATTTCATCTGTCTCATTATTAGGATTATCAGCTATTACGCAAAAGTAGGGAAGCTCGCTGGTCAGGCTTTTTAGTACCTGGGCTGCAAAATTGTAGTATAAAACTTCTCCTGCTTTTAAAGTACCTGTCCATTTTTCCTTCACAACTAATGATCCGCCTATTTCAAGGATCAGATCCAGGCTGTTTATTACCCTTGTTCCTGAATTTAATATCCTTGTTTCAATAGACAGGTAATCTCCATCTTCTGTATAACATACCCAGATTACCTGTGCATCCAGCACCGGGGGCATTACTTTAATTTCTTTAATAATTGTATCAGTACACCCGTAAATATTACAGGCAATAAGTATAACATTGTAAGTGTTTGTATCAGTGTATTGATGAGAGGGTGAAAAGCTGGTATCCTTACTACTATTATCTCCAAAATCCCATAAATAACATACAACATCAGCGGAGGATAGGTTCGTAAAATTAACATCTAAAGGAGGCGCTCCATATTGAGGTTCAAATTTAAAATTTGCATCTGGTATACCATGTATCAGTATAGTTTTTGAACTAGTATCAACACAACCCCGATTTGATACAGCTATTAATGTAACCTGAAACTGAAAGGTATTAGGAAACAGGAATGCCGGATTTTGTACTGTTGAGCTTCCTAATCCCGCAAAATCCCATTGCCACCCGGCAATTGAATCATAAATTACAATGCTGCTATCAAAAAATTGTACCGGTGCATTTACACAGTTTGTATCAGAATATCCAAAATCAACTTTTGGTTTATCATATACCAGTACAGGTTTAGTAACAGAAGGGCTGCAACCAGAATCATCTCTAACTGTCAGGGTTACATAAAAAATTCCTGTATCAGCAAATGGATGGATCGGGTTTTTTTGATATGAAACGCTGGTATCCCCAAAATCCCAAAAATAACCTGTACTATCAATTGGCGCTGAAAGAGTCGCATCAGTTGAATCAAAAAAGAAAATGGTATCAGAAATACATTTTGAGACAAATGTAAAATCAGGCACAGGTGATTGCAAAACGCTTAAACTATCACTGAACGTATCCATACAGCTATAATTGGTTGTCACTATTAATGTTACCACATAATCACCCCCTGCTGCATAGGTATGAGAAGGGTTTTGTAAAGTTGATGTATCGCTGTCTCCGAAATTCCATTTCCATCCAACAATATTACCATCTCCCGTATCACTTAGATCAAAAAATGTAACAGGAACATCTGAACATGGTAAAGTATCATAAAAATTTGCAATAGGCAGCGCTGCTATTTTTACCTGCTTTGTCAGGGTATTTTTACAGCCAATCGCATTTCTAACAGCAAGCGTAACAAAATAATCACCGGTAGTGTCATAATAATGAACAGGATTCATAGAATCAGAAGTAAAACTATCGCCAAAATCCCAGTACCAGGAAAAAAGGCCTGTGCCTGTTGTACTATCCAAAAAAATCACTGTATCACCTATACAGATATTTGTATATCCAAAATCAACGAAAGGTCCCCCAAGTACATTAATTGTATCTGAAGTACTTGTATCGCACCCACTGATGCCTGTTACCGTAAGGATAACAATATTAGTACCCGCTGAGTCAAATAAATAAACCGGGTCTTTAAGGGCAGATGTATCTCCACTACCAAATTCCCAATGCCAGGCTATGATTGTATCCAGGTTGTAAGTAGATGAATTTATAAATTGGATCGAATCATTTGAACAAATACTATCCGGATAGGTAAAATCAGGGAAGGGTTTGAGGTAAATTCTTATGGGTTTAATAATACTATCAAAACATCCATTAACATCCTGTAAAACTAATTTTACATCATATACACCTGTATCTCCATATTGATGTGTTGGGTTTTGAATTGCGGCTATTATTGAGTCACCAAAATTCCAGTACCATGAGTTAATATTTACGTTTGTAGTAGAGTCATAAAATAAAGTCGCCTCACCTTCGCATTGGTTATCTGAAACAAAATCAGGTTTCATAGCAGGCAACACAAAAATAGAATCAATATGAGAATTTACATCTCCACTATCATTATAAGCCAACAAAGAGATATGATATATACCGCCCTGATCATAAAAAATATTTGCAGGAATTGAATCTGTCGGGGTGGCTATATTGGCTGTACATGAATCCGGGAAAGTCAGTCTAAATAATTCATGACTTGTAGCATGAATACAAAAAGCCAACCATTCTGATTCTTGCTTAGCCATATTAAATCCAAATATATCATTTAAATCACTACTTAAGTTTAGGTCTAAAGCTTTAGGCTTATTGTTAGCCATAGTTGGGCCAAAATCAAGCCGAAATAACCCGTTAAACCTTGATTCAACAAAGGCGTAAAACTCACCATTATCTTTTACAATATGAACTTCGGTTGGGAAATTGACAGGTAATGTGAAATTAATTGGTAATAGACTATCAGTTATTTCAACAATTGTAGGTTTATTAAATAAAGTTTCACCAAATTCAAGTTTATAAATTTTATGATTACCAAATGACAAAACGATTCCATACCACTTATCACAATCTTTGATAACTGACAATCCCATAAGCGTAGAAGCATCAGAAATAATTGTATTATAAACCGTATCTGGTGAATTATTAATTGAATATCCAAAATTTACAGCAGTAATTTTTTTGGAAATACCCGAACTTGAAATAATTGCGATCAAGCTGTCATTATCCTGTACTAAAGTCATACCCCTTGGTACACTTAACGACCCTCCTAAATCTGTTAAATCAGTAGCTGCAGGACTGTTATTACTAAGCGAATTTCCAAAATCAAGCTTGATCAATTTGTGATTTAAAACATTAATCACTAAAGCATACCATATTGAATCTTCTTTAATAATTTCTATGTTTTTAGGACCAAATAAAAGCCCACCAGGGTTACCCAAAGGAACTAAGGTAGGATTATTATTTAAATTATTCCCAAAATCCAACCTAAATAACTTATTATTATCTCTACTGGATAAAAAACCAAACCAATTACTCCCGTCATAAACTGTGGTAATGGCATTAGGTTTGAGTGCTCCTGTGATGGTTGTTAAAGAATCAATGGATGGAGTATTTATCAAATCCCCCCCACAAAAATCCCATTCAAAGCTGGTGGCAGTGCTATCTGAGGTATTGATAATTGTCAAAATTTCCCCCGGGCAAACCGTATCAGGAATTATGAAACTGGCGGTAGGGCATTGAGCAAAAAGAAGCAGTGGCAATAGCAGTGGCAGTAGCAGTACTTTACGGATAGTAAATACGAGTGAAGAGAAAAAACAAAATTGTTTTTGTACCATGTATTATATAGGAATTTTCAATGTTTTAAATGACTTATATTCAAATCTATCCTTCCCCGACTTTGTCGGGGCAGGTGTGCTCTTATTCAACAGCTACTGGGCTCTGGGTACTGGATTCTGGGTTATTAAGTAATTCTTTCTGACAGTAATCACTCTACCAGTACCCAGCACCCAGTAACCAGCAACTAACTTATTAATTGTACTTCACTTGATATTAAGTGTAATTTATTTCATTAATCAATTATGAAGTTATGTTCTTACCATTTTTACGCAAATATTAAGCTAAAGTTGAGTAGAGACGTTGCATGCAACGTCTCTACTCAACTTTAGCTTTGAACGCTTCATACGTTGATCTTATGCCATTCTCTAATCCAATATGGTATTTCCAACCTAATGAGTTCATTCCGGAAACGTCTAATAACTTCCTGGGAGTTCCATCCGGTTTTGTGCTGTCAAACTTTAATTCACCTTCAAAGCCAACGATCTCTTTTATCAATAACGCCAGGTCTTTGATCGTAATATCTTCACCGGTACCAATATTTACTACCTCTGCTTTATCATAATTCAACATTAAAAAAACACAGGCATCAGCCAGGTCATCAACGTGTAAGAATTCTCTTTTAGGTTTCCCGGAACCCCAGATTTCCACACTTTGAGCATCATTTTCTTTTGCTTCATGGAACTTCCTGATCAAAGCCGGCAGCACGTGTGAATTTTTCAGGTCATAATTGTCCCCGGGGCCATACAGGTTGGTTGGCATTACACAAATAAAATTACAGCCATATTGCGAGCGATACGCCTGGCACATTTTAATGCCTGCAATCTTTGCTATGGCGTAAGGTTCATTGGTGGGTTCGAGCAGACCTGTTAAAAGGTATTCTTCCTTCAAAGGCTGCGGGGCTAATTTAGGATAGATGCAGGATGAGCCTAAAAAAAGGAGCTTTTTCACACCGGTTTTATATGCCTGGTGAATTATATTATTTTGGATGGTCAAGTTATCATAAATAAATTCAGCACGATACGTGTTATTCGCTAAAATTCCCCCAACTTTGGCTGCTGCCATAAAAACATATTCGGGTCGCTCACTTCCAAAAAATTTTCTAACCTCTTGCTGATCTCTCAGGTCTAATTCTTTTGAAGCCCGGTAAAGCAGGTTATCATAACCCTCTCCTTCCAATTTTCGCATGATGGAAGCGCCTACCATACCCGTGTGCCCGGCTATGTATATTTTGCTGGTTTTATTCATTTTTATTATCAATAAATCAACAAAAGTCATTTTTTAATACTTTTATTATGTTGCATACTTTAAATATAACTGTGCCGTTTGCTCCAGATGATGTGCAGCTATATTATATTTCTTTTTTTTAATTAAACCCTCTACCTCTTCAAAAAATTCATCCGCACGTTTTTGTAGAAATTCTCCCATTTTGTTTGGTTAGTTAGTTATTTGTTATTAGTCATGGTCATTGTTTTTGTCATTGTCTATTGTCTATTGTCAACTGTCTATTGTCAACTGTCAATTATTCATACTGCCCCACCACCCTATGCCCCCCTTCCAGCAAATATTTATCTTTACCGAAAAGTTCCAGATCAGATGCTACCATCTCTTTGATCAGTGATTTTAGGTTATATTTTAGCTGCCAGTTTAATTTTTGTCTTGCTTTGGAAGCATCTCCACGTAAAACATCAACTTCAGTAGGTCTGAAATAACGCTTGTCAACCTTCACTACTTCTTTACCAATTTTCAATTCGTATTCAGGAGTGCTGCAAGATCTAACCCTGCCAACTTCATTTTCACCCTTGCCTGAA encodes the following:
- a CDS encoding GDP-L-fucose synthase; its protein translation is MNKTSKIYIAGHTGMVGASIMRKLEGEGYDNLLYRASKELDLRDQQEVRKFFGSERPEYVFMAAAKVGGILANNTYRAEFIYDNLTIQNNIIHQAYKTGVKKLLFLGSSCIYPKLAPQPLKEEYLLTGLLEPTNEPYAIAKIAGIKMCQAYRSQYGCNFICVMPTNLYGPGDNYDLKNSHVLPALIRKFHEAKENDAQSVEIWGSGKPKREFLHVDDLADACVFLMLNYDKAEVVNIGTGEDITIKDLALLIKEIVGFEGELKFDSTKPDGTPRKLLDVSGMNSLGWKYHIGLENGIRSTYEAFKAKVE
- a CDS encoding HEPN domain-containing protein gives rise to the protein MGEFLQKRADEFFEEVEGLIKKKKYNIAAHHLEQTAQLYLKYAT